The following coding sequences lie in one Rutidosis leptorrhynchoides isolate AG116_Rl617_1_P2 chromosome 6, CSIRO_AGI_Rlap_v1, whole genome shotgun sequence genomic window:
- the LOC139854281 gene encoding cytochrome f-like, which translates to MGISLRRSPNNYFTPLNAHRSFDYGSTKFRFFEITYKPRLSIKFSIKIQILELRFLKTSSFQSYRPNQKNILVIGPVPGQKYSEITFPILSPDPATKKDIHFLKYPIYVGGNRGRGQIYPDRSKSNNTVYNATASGIVSKILRKEKGGYEITIAEDGRQVVDIIPPGPELLVSEGESIKLDQPLTSNPNVSGFGQGDAEIVLQDPLRVQGLLFFFASVILAQVFLVLKKKDSGSNIHGFAVCLLASYNSENTSFLEASCSNLSSKGAGFRALVGLRDPFDDLCCVEGISI; encoded by the coding sequence ATGGGGATTTCCTTGCGACGGTCCCCAAATAACTATTTTACGCCTTTGAACGCGCATAGATCCTTTGATTACGGATCGACGAAATTCAGGTTCTTCGAAATAACTTATAAACCCAGACTCTCTATTAAATTTTCTATAAAGATTCAAATTCTTGAACTGAGATTTCTTAAAACTTCGTCTTTTCAGAGCTATCGCCCCAACCAAAAAAATATTCTTGTCATAGGCCCTGTTCCTGGTCAGAAATATAGTGAAATCACCTTTCCTATTCTTTCCCCCGACCCCGCTACAAAGAAAGACATTCACTTCTTAAAATATCCTATATACGTAGGCGGAAATAGAGGAAGGGGCCAAATTTATCCTGACAGGAGCAAGAGTAACAATACTGTTTATAATGCTACAGCATCAGGTATAGTAAGCAAAATCCTACGAAAAGAAAAGGGGGGATACGAAATAACCATAGCGGAGGATGGACGTCAAGTGGTTGATATTATCCCTCCCGGGCCAGAACTTCTTGTTTCAGAAGGTGAATCTATCAAATTGGATCAACCATTGACAAGTAATCCTAATGTGAGCGGATTTGGTCAGGGAGATGCAGAAATAGTACTTCAAGATCCATTACGTGTACAAGGCCTTTTGTTCTTCTTCGCATCTGTTATTTTGGCACAAGTATTTTTGGTTCTTAAAAAGAAAGACTCGGGTTCAAATATCCATGGATTCGCTGTTTGCTTACTGGCTTCATATAATTCAGAAAACACCAGTTTTCTCGAAGCTTCTTGTTCAAATCTCTCATCAAAGGGTGCTGGCTTTCGTGCTTTGGTGGGTCTCCGAGATCCTTTCGATGACCTATGTTGTGTTGAAGGGATATCTATATAA